In one window of Agromyces badenianii DNA:
- a CDS encoding anthranilate synthase family protein produces the protein MTRLLAALLATADPVPFAVVRREHEQRLDVLVGDVVDVDRLADIPLDGAEVLAFVPFRQVRERGFVAHDDGAPLRCLVVRDRESIDVDEAIGMLPEHPLAVDGLDVDVSDAEYAARVRRVIDEEIGRGEGANFVIRREFTGGIDAPAGRAVLGWLRSLLEHEIGAYWTFAVHTPGLSAVGATPERHVSSIDGLVSMNPISGTFRHLDGPPDDDELVTFLGDVKEREELVMVVDEELKMMSAVCPTGGRIRGPFLKRMSRLTHTEYLLEGRSDLDPREVLRRTMFAPTVTGSPMGNACTVIARHESTPRGYYAGVLARFTPTAGGYDLDAPILIRTAYVDGAGRVRVPVGATLVRHSDPAGEVAETHAKAAGVLTALGAIPRPTAPAASAAPGASGTPAGGTVQRGTVQRGTVQRERERIATLLDSRNDHLAAFWGTPQASHPSRGATALVIDAGDDFTTMLAHQLRHLGVEARVVPWNEAEPAASDDLVVFGPGPGDPRDESDARIARLRELMAARLASGAPLLAVCLSHQVLATLAGLPLAPLPAPRQGVQLTVELFGERAAIGFYNTFTASAANRSLTPRLGLEVAADAATGFVHALRGPSVASVQGHLESVLSPDGLRTLERMLDELLGAASPAAEPIHQPKKLVAQAG, from the coding sequence ATGACGCGACTGCTCGCCGCCCTGCTCGCCACCGCCGATCCCGTGCCCTTCGCCGTCGTGCGCCGAGAGCACGAGCAACGACTCGACGTGCTCGTGGGCGACGTGGTCGACGTCGACCGGCTCGCCGACATCCCGCTCGACGGCGCCGAAGTGCTCGCCTTCGTGCCGTTCCGGCAGGTGCGCGAGCGCGGCTTCGTCGCACACGACGACGGGGCTCCCCTTCGCTGTCTCGTCGTGCGCGACCGCGAGTCGATCGACGTCGATGAGGCCATCGGCATGCTGCCGGAGCATCCGCTCGCCGTCGACGGCCTCGACGTCGACGTGAGCGACGCCGAGTACGCCGCTCGGGTGCGCCGGGTGATCGACGAGGAGATCGGGCGCGGCGAGGGGGCGAACTTCGTGATCCGGCGGGAGTTCACGGGAGGCATCGATGCGCCGGCGGGCCGTGCGGTGCTCGGCTGGCTGCGGTCGCTGCTCGAGCACGAGATAGGTGCGTACTGGACCTTCGCCGTGCACACGCCGGGCCTGTCGGCCGTCGGGGCGACGCCCGAACGGCACGTCTCCTCGATCGACGGCCTCGTGTCGATGAACCCGATCAGCGGCACCTTCCGGCATCTCGACGGGCCGCCCGACGACGACGAGCTGGTGACCTTCCTCGGCGACGTCAAGGAACGCGAAGAGCTCGTGATGGTCGTCGACGAAGAGCTGAAGATGATGAGCGCGGTCTGCCCCACCGGCGGGCGCATCCGCGGCCCGTTCCTGAAGCGGATGTCGCGGCTCACCCACACCGAGTATCTCCTCGAGGGGCGCAGCGACCTCGACCCGCGCGAAGTGCTCCGCCGCACCATGTTCGCCCCGACGGTGACGGGGTCGCCGATGGGCAACGCCTGCACCGTGATCGCGCGGCACGAGTCGACGCCGCGCGGGTACTACGCGGGCGTGCTGGCGCGCTTCACGCCGACGGCCGGCGGATACGACCTCGATGCGCCGATCCTCATCCGCACGGCGTACGTCGACGGCGCCGGCCGGGTTCGAGTGCCGGTCGGAGCGACCCTCGTGCGCCACTCCGACCCCGCGGGCGAGGTCGCCGAGACCCATGCGAAGGCCGCCGGCGTGCTGACGGCGCTGGGCGCGATCCCGCGCCCGACGGCGCCGGCCGCTTCCGCCGCGCCGGGCGCATCCGGAACCCCTGCGGGTGGCACCGTGCAGCGGGGCACCGTGCAGCGGGGCACCGTGCAGCGGGAGCGCGAGCGCATCGCCACGCTCCTTGACTCGCGCAACGATCACCTCGCGGCATTCTGGGGCACGCCGCAGGCGAGCCACCCCTCCCGCGGCGCCACCGCGCTCGTCATCGACGCCGGCGACGACTTCACGACGATGCTCGCGCACCAGTTGCGACACCTCGGCGTCGAGGCCCGCGTCGTGCCGTGGAACGAGGCCGAGCCCGCGGCATCCGACGACCTCGTCGTCTTCGGTCCCGGCCCGGGCGACCCCCGCGATGAGTCGGACGCCCGCATCGCCCGGCTGCGGGAGCTCATGGCGGCGCGCCTCGCGAGTGGCGCGCCGCTGCTCGCCGTGTGCCTCAGCCACCAGGTGCTCGCGACACTCGCCGGGCTGCCGCTCGCCCCGCTGCCGGCCCCGCGCCAGGGCGTGCAGCTCACGGTCGAGCTGTTCGGCGAGCGCGCCGCGATCGGGTTCTACAACACGTTCACGGCCTCCGCCGCGAACCGGTCGCTGACGCCGCGATTGGGTCTCGAGGTGGCGGCGGATGCCGCAACGGGCTTCGTGCACGCACTCCGCGGGCCGAGCGTGGCCTCGGTGCAGGGCCATCTCGAGTCGGTGCTCTCGCCCGACGGGCTCCGCACGCTCGAGCGGATGCTGGACGAGCTGCTGGGTGCGGCAAGCCCGGCCGCGGAGCCGATTCACCAGCCGAAGAAATTGGTCGCGCAGGCGGGATAA
- a CDS encoding putative protein N(5)-glutamine methyltransferase — MPAETEIVTRLRAAGCVFAEDEARLLVEASDDDSELDRLVARRAAGEPLEYVLGWAEFAGLRIRVLPGVFVPRRRTELLAAEAARLATVAVLAGHDGRAGAAARDAAVSAPVVVDLCCGTGAIGAAVMDAAGPVHLVAADLDPIAVQAARMNLEPQGGLVFEGDLYDALPVELRARIDVLAVNAPYVPSEAIAMMPPEARDHEARLALDGGNDGLDVHRRVAASARSWLAPGGSVLIETSERQAPVARALFEAGGLATRILHDADADATVVIGVRNPVG; from the coding sequence ATGCCTGCCGAGACCGAGATCGTCACCCGCCTGCGCGCCGCCGGTTGCGTCTTCGCCGAAGACGAAGCCCGGCTGCTCGTCGAGGCGAGCGACGACGATTCCGAGCTCGATCGCCTGGTCGCACGCCGCGCCGCGGGCGAACCGCTCGAGTACGTGCTCGGCTGGGCCGAGTTCGCGGGTCTTCGCATCCGGGTGCTGCCGGGCGTATTCGTGCCGCGTCGGCGCACCGAGTTGCTCGCGGCCGAGGCAGCGCGACTCGCGACGGTCGCGGTGCTCGCCGGCCATGACGGCCGGGCCGGTGCGGCCGCACGAGATGCTGCCGTCAGCGCACCGGTCGTCGTCGACCTCTGCTGCGGCACCGGCGCGATCGGTGCGGCGGTCATGGATGCCGCGGGCCCCGTGCACCTCGTCGCCGCCGACCTCGACCCGATCGCCGTGCAGGCGGCGCGCATGAACCTCGAACCGCAGGGCGGTCTCGTGTTCGAAGGCGACCTCTACGACGCGCTCCCGGTCGAGCTTCGCGCGCGCATCGACGTGCTCGCGGTGAACGCGCCCTACGTGCCGAGCGAGGCGATCGCCATGATGCCCCCCGAGGCGCGCGACCACGAGGCCCGGCTGGCGCTCGATGGGGGCAATGACGGACTCGACGTGCATCGCCGGGTCGCGGCATCCGCTCGCTCGTGGCTCGCGCCCGGCGGCTCCGTGCTCATCGAGACGAGCGAACGCCAGGCGCCGGTCGCGCGTGCGCTCTTCGAGGCGGGTGGTCTCGCGACACGAATCCTGCATGACGCCGACGCCGACGCGACCGTCGTGATCGGAGTGCGGAACCCGGTGGGGTGA
- a CDS encoding phosphoribosyltransferase gives MEHFLNRVDAGRRLAAALESVDLERPVVLGLPRGGVPVAAPIAQALGAPLDVLVVRKLGVPGQPEVAMGAIGEQGARVLNDDIIDSAYVSPGELRAIERGERAELEVRIARFRGGLPPVSLDGRTAVIVDDGIATGATARVAAQVAKARGAARVVLAMPVGAPDALGSLAADPEVDEIICLSAPRGFMAVGMHYLDFRQTTDDEVAELLAAARSAD, from the coding sequence ATGGAGCACTTCCTCAATCGCGTAGACGCCGGTCGGCGTCTCGCCGCCGCACTCGAGAGCGTCGACCTCGAACGCCCGGTCGTGCTCGGCCTGCCACGAGGCGGCGTACCCGTCGCCGCGCCGATCGCTCAGGCCCTCGGCGCACCGCTCGACGTGCTCGTGGTGCGAAAACTCGGCGTGCCTGGTCAGCCCGAGGTGGCGATGGGGGCGATCGGCGAGCAGGGGGCTCGGGTGCTGAACGACGACATCATCGACTCCGCCTACGTCTCCCCCGGCGAACTGCGCGCGATCGAGCGCGGCGAGCGCGCCGAACTCGAGGTCAGGATCGCGCGCTTCCGCGGCGGTCTGCCACCCGTCTCCCTCGACGGGCGCACCGCGGTGATCGTCGACGACGGCATCGCCACCGGCGCCACGGCGCGCGTCGCCGCGCAGGTGGCGAAGGCCCGGGGCGCGGCTCGCGTCGTGCTCGCGATGCCGGTCGGGGCTCCCGACGCGCTCGGCTCGCTCGCGGCGGATCCCGAGGTCGACGAGATCATCTGCCTCTCGGCACCGCGCGGCTTCATGGCCGTCGGCATGCACTATCTCGACTTCAGACAGACCACCGACGACGAGGTCGCCGAGCTGCTCGCCGCGGCGCGCTCGGCCGATTGA
- a CDS encoding substrate-binding domain-containing protein, which produces MGRHAVVAPVKMPGRKLILSIIGAVVVVGVVASGVFLWVGGYLNPIFASADPGCAETEKVVVVADTSIAPALTEIAEQFDEASELCLSTEIIAQDSADTAAVVASGGAEADVWVPESSVWLDRMNATAASLGQSLPEVEVGSSIASSPVVFAGAATKATELASEPVSWARVLGGALPTILPDPEASAASLAGLLALRGHTSQDDPRQFAGAMIELGKSIPASTSAAFGTLSAAQQPAVVVTSEAQVAAYNLDDPAEGLVAAYPVDGTVSLDYPFVHLSVADAESGESAPATRAEFVDAFEAEVRASAKTFAAEGFRSPDGTGKLDIAGLGAEAPAATAALDGAAQLEILRAWSVLTLRSRMLAVIDVSGSMEEPAENGLRRIDIFQQAAVGAMQKFSGEVELGVWVFSTARNGELDYEDLSPIAPLGDAAHMQEIAGIIQSLPTRLGGATGLNDTTLAAVQRVRETYDPEKVNSVLLFTDGRNEDENGIDLDTLLGELAKIDDPAKPVPVIMIGFGPDTDLAAMQRIAQATKGAAYSASKPEDLGTVLVDALSQRSCRPDCG; this is translated from the coding sequence TTGGGACGTCATGCTGTCGTGGCACCGGTGAAGATGCCGGGCCGCAAGCTCATCCTGTCCATCATCGGTGCCGTTGTCGTGGTCGGTGTCGTCGCCTCAGGCGTCTTCCTCTGGGTGGGCGGGTACCTGAATCCGATCTTCGCCTCGGCCGACCCCGGGTGCGCCGAGACCGAGAAGGTCGTCGTCGTCGCCGACACGTCCATCGCGCCCGCGCTCACCGAGATCGCCGAGCAGTTCGACGAGGCCTCCGAGTTGTGCCTGTCGACCGAGATCATCGCGCAGGACTCGGCCGACACGGCCGCGGTCGTCGCCTCCGGCGGAGCCGAGGCAGACGTGTGGGTACCCGAATCGAGCGTCTGGCTCGACCGCATGAACGCCACGGCCGCTTCGCTCGGCCAGTCGCTGCCCGAGGTCGAAGTGGGCAGCTCGATCGCCTCCTCGCCCGTCGTCTTCGCCGGCGCCGCGACGAAGGCGACGGAGCTCGCGAGCGAACCGGTGAGCTGGGCGCGCGTGCTCGGCGGTGCGCTGCCGACGATCCTGCCCGACCCCGAGGCGTCCGCGGCGAGCCTCGCCGGCCTCCTCGCCCTGCGTGGCCACACCTCGCAAGACGACCCGCGTCAGTTCGCGGGGGCCATGATCGAGCTCGGCAAGTCCATTCCGGCATCGACGAGCGCCGCGTTCGGCACGCTCAGCGCCGCTCAGCAACCGGCAGTAGTGGTCACGAGCGAGGCCCAGGTGGCGGCCTACAACCTCGACGATCCCGCCGAAGGACTCGTGGCCGCGTACCCCGTCGACGGCACGGTCTCCCTCGACTATCCCTTCGTGCACTTGTCCGTGGCGGACGCCGAGTCCGGCGAATCTGCGCCGGCGACCCGGGCAGAATTCGTCGACGCATTCGAGGCAGAGGTGCGCGCGAGCGCGAAGACGTTCGCCGCCGAAGGATTCCGCAGCCCCGACGGCACGGGCAAGCTCGACATCGCCGGCCTCGGTGCCGAGGCCCCCGCGGCGACGGCGGCACTCGACGGCGCTGCCCAGCTCGAGATCCTCCGCGCCTGGTCGGTGCTCACGCTGCGCTCGCGCATGCTCGCGGTGATCGACGTGTCGGGCTCGATGGAAGAGCCCGCAGAGAACGGACTGCGCCGAATCGACATCTTCCAGCAGGCCGCCGTCGGGGCGATGCAGAAGTTCTCGGGCGAGGTCGAACTCGGCGTCTGGGTGTTCTCGACCGCACGCAACGGCGAGCTCGACTACGAGGACCTCTCGCCGATCGCACCGCTCGGCGATGCCGCGCACATGCAGGAGATCGCCGGCATCATCCAGTCGCTGCCGACCAGGCTCGGCGGGGCGACCGGACTCAACGACACCACGCTCGCCGCCGTGCAGCGGGTTCGCGAGACCTACGACCCCGAAAAGGTCAACTCGGTGCTGCTCTTCACCGACGGCAGGAACGAAGACGAGAACGGCATCGACCTCGACACGCTGCTCGGCGAACTCGCCAAGATCGACGACCCGGCGAAACCGGTGCCCGTCATCATGATCGGATTCGGCCCCGACACCGACCTCGCGGCGATGCAGCGCATCGCGCAGGCGACCAAGGGCGCCGCATACTCGGCGTCGAAGCCCGAAGATCTCGGCACCGTGCTCGTCGACGCGCTCTCGCAGCGCAGCTGCCGCCCCGACTGCGGCTGA